ggactcctccctaactcattttatgaggccagcgtcatcctgataccaaaacctaacagagacacaacaaaaaaagaaagtttcaggccaatatctctgaagaagattgatgcaaaaatccttagtAAAATAcatgcaaactgaatccagcagcacatcaaaaagcttatccaccatgatcaagtcgacttcatccctgggatgcaaggctggttcaacatacgcaaatcaataaacataatccatcacatgaacagaaccaatgacaaaacccacatgattatctcaatagatacagaaaaggccttcgattaAATTTgataccccttcatgctaaaaacactcaataaactaggtattgatgaaacatatctcaaacTAATAAGAGCTATTcgtgacaaacccatagctaatatactgaatgagcaaaagctggaagcattccatttgaaaactagcacgagacaaagatgccctctctcaccactcctgttcaacatagtgttggaaaatctggccggggcaatcaagcaagagaaagcaataaagagtattcaaataggaagagaggaagtcaaattgtctctgtctgcagatgacatgattgtatatttagaaaactccatcgtctcagccccaaaacttcttaagctgataagcaacttcagcaaagtctcaggatacaaaattaatgtgcaaaaatcacaagcattctatataccaataatagacaaagagagccaaatcatgagtgagctcacaattgctacaaagagaataaaacacctagaaatacaacttacaagggatgtgaaggaccttttcaaggagaactacacaccactgctcaaggaaataagagaggacacaaacaagtggaaaaacattccatgctcgtggataggaagaatcaatattgtgaaaatggccatatggcccaaagtaatttatagattcaatgctattcccatcaggctaccattgactttcttcacagaattagaaaaaacgacttcaaatttcatatggaaccaaaaaaagggcccatatagccaagacaatcctaagcaaaaagaacaaagctggaggcatcatgctacctgacttcaaactatactataaggctacagtaactaaaagaACATGGGACTGGTACCAAAActgatatatagaccaatagaacagaagagaggcttcagaaataacaccacatgtctacaaccatctgatctttgacaaacctgacacacacaagcaatggggaaaggattccctaattaataaatggtgttgggaaaactggctagccatatgcagaaaactgaaactggaccccttccttacaccttatacaaaattacctgaataaagacttaaacagaaaacctaaaaccgtaaaaactctagaaaaaaacctaggcaataccattcaggacataggcatgggcaaaaaagatttcatgactaaaacaccaaaagcaatggcaacaaaagccaaaattgacaaatgggatctaattaaaccaaagagcttctgcgcagcaaaagaaacttgtcatcagagtgaacaggcagcctacagaatgggagaaaatttttgcaatctatccatctgaggaaggtctaatatccagaacctacagggaacttaacaaatttacaagaaaacaaaacaacctcatcaaaaagtgggcaaaggatatgaacagacacttctcaaaagaagacatttatgtggccaagaaacatatgaaaaaagctcattatcactggtccttagagaaatgcaaatcaaatccacaatgagattccatcttatgccagttagaatggcaatcattaaaaagtcaggaaacaacagatgctggagaggctgtggagaaataggaacacttttacactgttgatgggagtgtaaattagttcaaccattgtggaagacagtgtggtgattcctcaaggatctagaaccagaaataccatttgacccagcaatcccattactgggtatatccccaaaggattataaatcattctactataaagacacatgcacacgtatgtttactgcagcactatttacaatagcaaagacttggaaccaacccaaatgcccatcaatgatagactggataaagaaaatgtggcacatatatactatgcagtcataaaaaagaatgagttcatgttctttgcaggaacgtggatgaagctataaaccatcattctcagcaaactaacacaggaacagaaaactaaacactgcatgttcttgctcataagtgggagttgaacaatgacaacacatggacacggggacGGGGATAtctcacaccagggcctgtcagggtgtgaggggcaagaggagggagagcattaggacaaatacctaatgcaggtggggcttaaaacctagatgacaaattgatgggtgcagcaaaccaccatggcacgtgaatacttatgtaacaaacctgcacgttctgtacatgtatcccagaacttaaagtataataatacaaaaagaaagaaagaatatcattaaaattaataaaagaaattattctcCTGGAAAAAGCTGGATTCTATACACACAGAACAAATACTAAAAATGCATAAATGTAAATTGTATGAAGCAAAATTGTATCTCTTTACACAGTATACTAAGAAATCCAAGAAATGGCCAGAAAATTATTAGTAATGATATGAGAGTCTGATGTCACATTAATCAAGATAAATACAAAGATTACTTTTCTCTACActtgttaaaattaattaaaaaaatgtaaaaatcacacTTACAATGACAACAAAACATTATAGGTACCTAGGAGTAAATATAACAAGAACTAATATGAAGAAGTCTGTAAACTTTTCAGAAAGCACCAATTGTAAAGTCTTGTGAAAGCACCAATATGAAGACCTAAACCAATGAAGACTCATACAACATTTCTGGGTGAAGTGACTTCAGTAATAACAATAAtgtcaaatatctccaaatagtTAACTCATTTTCAGCCAGAATGCTATTTTTTTTAGAGGGGAGTCAGGTAAAATTAAAGTTCATGTGGTGGAACATATTCCAAAAGAgccaagaaaacaaagaacaaagagcAGAATGAGACATGCTTAATAGATACTCAAACTTTCTATATACCCTGTATAATCAAAGCAGTATGATATGACGTTTTTATCCTAATTGCCTCACTTTACAAAATTGTAATATTACCAATATACTGTATATCTGCTTGTGTATTTTATTGTCTATATATCTGCTTATGTACTTTATacataagctgataagcaacttcagcaaagtcttaggatactgAACATCTGTGATTTATACCTGAAAAGAATAAATCGCAATAAATCATTGGATTTCTTGATCCACCCAGAACTCGTTTTTGACCCTTGGAGGGCAATGTGGCCCCTGTTGAGAATGCATGATTTAGGGGAAAAAGAATAATTGATTCTACAAATGCTACTGATATAATTTGATATCtgtcaagaaggaaaaaaagtgaaaccTCTGTTCACACCAtaaacaaaatggattaaatatttaattgaagagaaatagaaaataaaaattataaaagagaaaaaaattaagtgactaTAAATATGTGTACCATAGTAGTCAAGgagaccatttatttatttatttatttatttattttattttattttttcaactttattttagattcagcaagtacatgtggaggtttgttacctGTGAGTATTgtataatgctgaggtttggaatatgaatgatcctgtcactcaggtagtgagcatagtagcCAATAGGTAGATTTTCAACCCTCatcctcctctcttcttcccctctcttcttgtctccagtatctattgttcccatctttatgttcatgtgtacccaatgtttagctcccacttgtgagaacaagctgtatttggttttgtttctgtgttaattagcataggataatggcctccagctgcatctgtgtggctgcaaaggacatttCATTCTTGTTaatggctgggtagtattccatggtatatatgtaccacatttctttatccagtccactactgatgggcacctaagttgattccgtgtctttgctattgtgaatagcactgcgaTGAACATATGAACGCAcctgtctttttggtagaataatttttctttgagtgttatatatatatatgtaatgggattgctgggccaaatggtagttcttttagttatttgagaaatatccaaactgctttccacagtggctgaactaacttacattctcaTTAATCATGTATATGCATTCCAAAGAGACCCTTTAGAAAGCCCAGAAGTTTCCGAGGATAAGGCAGACATATTTGACtagatgaaatatatttttgtatagtaAAATGTACCTTCATTTAATCTACTTCATGTCAGTTAACAAATCTTTgatgagcatctactatgtgcgaGGCACTTTTCTAAGCATGGAGATTCAGCAGTGAACAAAGTCCCTTAGAGTTTACATTCTTGTGGGGCAGAAagtcaataaacaaaaataaatatatgatgtCAGGTGATAAATGCTGGTAATAAAGATACATCAGGGCAAAGAGATAGAGAATGGGGGGTACTGTTTTACTTAGGGTAGTCAAATTTAagcatatttcttaaaataattgagTAGTGCATATGTTTGAGGGGGAGTGTTCAGGCTGATTCTGAAGCAAGAACATGCTTGGCAGGCATGAGGAGAAatgaggaggccagtgtggctgcatCAATGGAAGGGAGATGGAGAGTGGGTGATGAGGCTAGAGGAGAAGCCAGAAGCTAGATACTGTAAGGCCTTCAAGGCCAGGATAAGAACTTTCATgaagctgggcctggtggctcagcctaatcccagcactttgggaggctgaggcgggaggtttgcttgagcccaggagtttgagaccagcctgggcaacataagacctcatctctagcaaacctaaaaaataaaaaattagttgggcatggtggcgtgcatttgtagtcccaactactcaggaggccaaatggaaggattgcttgagcctgggaggttgaggttgcagtgagctgtgatcatgccagtgcactccagcctgggcaacagctcgagaccctatctcaaactaacaaacaaagaaacaaaaaaacaactttgcaaTTTTTACGCTGATGGGGGTTGGTCTTTGGAGAGTTTTGAGTAGAGAAGTGACTTcatctgatttatattttgaaagcaCGATTCCgttgggagtggggagtgggatTGGGAAGCTCAGTTTGGAAGCAGGCACAGCAATGCAGGTGAGGTATGGCGATGGTTTGGACTTCTTGATGAAGGAGATGAGTAGTAGTCAGATTCAAGATATAATTTTAGGGTACAGGTTGATGAATTGGATGTAGAGAAAGAATGAGTAGATTGGGAAAACATTTTCAACACAAATGGCAGATAAAAACTTAATATGCAAAAACACATAAAACTGAGTAAGACAAAGGGCAAACCACCAGTTTGAAAAGCAATTAAATCACAggagagaaaattcaaaatacgattaaacttatgaaaaaatgttcagtctCACTAGTAGTCAGGAAAATACAATTAAAGAAACAGTTAGATACCACTTTTCTCAATagacaaagattaaaaatagctACCGCTTCCAGCACCAGTGCAAGTATGGGGAAGATAGGACTCTCATATCTTCCTGTAGGAATATGAATTATTACAAATTTGGGGAAAAGGAATTAGGTAATATCTATTAacattaaaatacacatttcttttgATCTGGCAGTTCTACTTCTGGAAATCTAtcctagagaaataaaatcctgatCATATATAGAGATGTGTATTGCAGTATCATTTGGCAATGGCAGAATCATTTAGCCAAAGGCAAAAGGTTGGAAACAAGCTAAATGTCTATCTTTAAGGAAATGGTTGAATAAGCAGTAATTCATTCACACTACTGGATGCTGTGCTATTAAAATGTTAGATTGATGTGTTGCCCATGATGTATTGTTAGGCAAAGAAGACAAGTTGCAGAATTATGTATATAGTTTGAccctatttttagaaaaaaattcctacATATActcatatttgcatatatttttatataaacatggATTAAGATGTGGAGAGATTCATAGAAACTTAACACtgtgagtttttaatttttgaagagagAAACTTAATAAAGATTTGAATAGAAAATTTATTGAGACCTAGCTTACAACGTGTATAATCTGTAGTGTGGCATCTCAGGTTTGACTTCCCGGTCTTGGCAAGTGCTCAAGCTTCTGGATGATGATAGATAAGAGTGTCTTTATTCCTGAAACACTAAGATTACAGGCTTGTATTTCTTCAAAACCACAATTGGAACTTCTCAAGTAGAGTGTAGGAACACtagttgtttttttcctattcctGATTGTTTTTAAGGGGGAGAGTAAAGGAATCTCATCAAatataaaactgaatattttgaTCAATTTTTCAgcttattcttttattcctttggaTCCTGTTTTTTCCTTCTATATCTTGTCCCCTTTCTCGGTTCCCTGTATTCACTTCCTTGATATGTCAGTTATAACCTAGGGTGAGAGATATTTAGGGGAAAATGggaaattgcatttttttatttttattttttgagacagagtctcactctgtcgcccaggctggagtgcagtggcacgatctcggctcactgtaacctctgcctcccgggttcaagcaattctcctgcctcagcctcctgagtagctgggactacaggtgtgcaccaccacgcctggctaatttttgtatttttagtagagacgggtttccccatgttggccaggctggtcttgaacttctgatctcatgatctaccctcctcggcctcccaaagtgctggaattacagacatgagccccacacccagccaggaaatTGCATTTTTAATGCACTACTAACTCAGGGAGTCTTTAATTGGGATAGGAGCCGCATTAACTGATTTTACATAAATTGTTTGTTTCctaatattttgtgtttctcATTCAGCTTCATTATCTCTAAACTCacctttctgcttttctttcctaTGTTCTGCTCCTAAATGAAAAATGACTAATTGAATTGACTTCTATTCCATTCTTGTGAACAGGACATTTGACATTTGTATTAGTTGatttgcaaaacaaaatttaCTATTGATTTCTTAAGGTAAGTTTCACATTCCTGCTTTTATATTGCCACTATCTTagaagtatatatttatgtattttcttaaaattttcatcattttgttAAACATGGTGTCATTTTGATAGCttgtcctttctcccttcctttgttTGGGGTCCTTTAAGATTTCCACATGTGTATCTTTACAGGAGGGTTAACAATTGCTTTAAATTTGTCAGTTTTTCAGTGGCCTTTAGAAAATGGTCCACAGAATTTTTATAGTTggagtattctattgtatgattTACTTGCCTTCAAAGACCTAGTGGGAGTGCAAATGTTTTGACCCCAAGTTAGAAGTTATGGAGAAGATACAGGGAGGTTTCTATAGATCTATCTCTTCTGAATTCTTGCTTCAGTGGGACATACACACAGATATGGAGTCAGCTGAGCTGGGTTGCTGAAGCCTATCTACTGTTTTTTAGTAATTGCCTTGACAAGGTCCCTGCTTCTTACCAGAAATCTGAGAGAAGTTGAATTAGTCATACCCTTCTAAAACCTAgtagtggctgggcacagtggctcacgcctgtaatcccagcactttgggaggctgaggcggtggatcacctgaggtcaggagtttgagaccagcctggacaacatggtgaaaccccatctctactaaaaatacactaattagctgggcttggtggtgcactcctgtaatcccagctacttaggaggctgaggcatgagaatcgcttgaacccaggaggaggaggttgcagtgagccaagatcatgccactgcactccagcctgggtgaagagtgaggaaaaacaaacaagcaaacaaacaacctacTAGTTAGCTGTCACATGGACCAGAGGGGCTATAGGAAAAATGACATGAGAATGATGAAAATCTAATACTTTTAACTATGTGAAAATCTTTCTGGTCAAAAATGTTCCCTGATAACAGCATAATGTATGTAAAAGACATGCCAACAAAGGCTGGTAAAATCTCTAAATGTGTATTTTCCACAGATGACAAAAGCAACTTACAATATTAAAATCCATGTTTAATATCTGTcttcttctctctcactctctctctctctggcaacTCAGTTTTGCTAAACCTGTGCAGCTCATCAAAGACCTGAGGATTCTGTGACTTCTAAAATTAACATAGGCTTCCATACCTGCGGCAGGGCTGTGAGAACACAGTAGACAGCCATACAGTGGATTAGATTGTGCTAGAAGTTATGGAGATACTCTTTTAAGGTTGTGATTGGGTAGCCTGAaacatttatgaaacattttatacTTTGGGCAGAGACTAATGTCtggtttctctccttttttcatcAAACGCCTCCAAAGAATAGCATATCAGTATGAAAAGCTTCCTTGGAAGACATCTAGTTAGTCCAAAGAATTTGATAACTAGAATTATAGACTCTCAGGAAGTCTATTTGGAAGGGACCATAAAGATAACTTATTCCAATTACTCAGCTGTTTCCTGAGTCTCCTCTATGGCATTCTCACTGAATGAGCCTTAAACTCTTGCTTAAACTCTTTGGACCTCCACTTCTCCTTATTACTAAGATAAAATTTGTTACTTTGTACCTTCCATTCACTGATCTCATTTCTTTGGGGCTATACAAAATATTCTAATCCCTTATGAACTTTCACTATTTGAAAGTAATTCTCATTGTTTCCTCATATTTGTCTTCCCAGGGGAATTCTGCAACTTCCTGCACACTTGAGTCTTTCTCTCCTGAAGGCATTTAGTTTATCCACATCCCATGATTGAACTAAATGTATATTCAGGGTGTGGGCTAACCAGCACAGTATTgaacagtataaaaataaaatttctaaaaatgattattttaaaatagactaAAATAAGTTAACTCTGTTGGATGTTTGAAAGGCACATCCCACAACTACTTACTTGTATCTCTATATTCTTCCTGCTTACCTTCCTTCTCCTAGCTTCCTTTCTTTGGAAAGTGCTCTTTAGAAGTTCATTAGTCAGCTCCAAATAGCAACTACAGTGTTCTTTCAGTCCTTATTTTCCTTGAAGTCtcagtcatttttttctcaaaactcTCATCTTCCTTAATTATTGGAACATTCCACTATACAGGTTTTCCTTCTATCTTCCTATCCCTTAGTTAAATTTCttcaatatattacatataacaaACTCAGTCCTTGGACTTCTGCTTTCGTTAGTCCTGTACTTCCTCCTTTGAAGAACTCACTCTTATTGCTTCAATTGTTACCTGTACTCATCTAATTCCAGATATCTCTTGAATGACAAATGTTATTGCTTATCCCCTTAAAACAATTTGTTGTTCCCTCCCTGTCCCCCAAATTAGTTCCTAGTTTGTTTGTTACCTAGTTTCAAAAGTTTTGAAACCattgtttttttcacttttccttaCTCCTATGCAGTCAGTCATCATGAAGTAATgattcttctttgattttttttcctatttattctcTTTCCATTACTTACTCCAAGTACTTCTTAATTAGATTTACTATCtatgatgtttctttttctatcttatttttcaCAATCACATGATacaaccttatttttaaaatgatacaacCTTATTCATTTCACTCTGTGTCTCAAACATTGTAGAATGCTTCCAGCTGCCTGAAGAGTAAAATATAAATTCCTGGCTTGTTTTTCAAATCCTTTTATATTCTCCTTTTCAAAATTATACCCCAGGATGCCTCCCATGAATCTTCCGTAACAGCAAAATTGCCTACTGCACCTGGAGCATGGCACGACAGCCTTTAACCCTTTACCTTTCTTTTACTCTTTGTAATTCACTCAGCATATCAACACCTTATCCATCTGCTGTGACATATTGTATACCACTACTCCCTTCCCCATGAAGTTACCACCTCTACTTTCTCATCCCATGATGGATTATGTTGTCCATCTAAACTTTTTGTAACTtagattttacttaaaaaattgccatgtatacatatatcactATATATGTTATAAGCTACTTGATTGCAGGAGCTTTGACTTGTGTTTTTCTGTACACCCCTTATTGCTAGACCAGTGCCTTGCAAACATTAGGCTTGCCATGAGGAGTTACTGGTTGATTGGTTGGAAAGGCTATCATAGACATACTTGTCAAAGGAAATtactatatatttctttaattaaaatgttttacttcAGAAAGTATCCAGTCTTTCTTGACGGAATCATATACGTCTTAACTTATgaaacaaatatttggaaactgagGTTTGTGGCTGAGAGATTAAAAAGGGTGAAACTTCTGAAGAGCAGAAACTGTGATATGAAGATGAAAGGGATTTTATAATTGTAATCTGTTTAGGCAATGGCTGGGATATGGTTTGTATCTGGAGTATGGGAATCATAATAATCACTTGTCTTATgggcctttaaaaaatttatccttACTCTTCCACTTTTTTGTTGTACTTCCTTCCTGTATTTGCCTTCGCCCTTTTCGAGCCTTTTGATTTTTCACCATTGATTTCTGATTCTCTCTTTCCTTTAACTTTGTCCTTTCCTTTGTCACCTTTTGTGTTTTtgtcacctttttcttttttatttggatctttctctgcatctctctccttttctttatcATTATTTCCTTTATCCTCAaaactctccttcttttcttGGGCTTCCTGTCCTTTTAGTACACCTGACTCACTCTTCTTTACTTGGGATTCCAGTGTTTCTGGTACACTCACCTCAGTGTTCTTTACTTGGGATTCTGGTCCTTTCAGTACACCTGCCTCACTCTTCTTTTCTTGGACCTCTTGTTCCTTTGGCAcatctgcctcagtcttctctaCTTGGCCTTCTTGTCCTTTTGGTACCTTCAACTCACTCTTCTCTACCTGGGCTTCCTGTCCTTTCAGTACAACTGACTCCCTCTTCTTTACCTGGGCTTCCTGTCCCTTTGAGACACCAGACTGACTCTTCTTTACTTGGGATTCCTGTCTTCTTGGCACACCCATCTCACTCTTCTCTACCTGGGCTTCCTGTCCTTTCAGTACAACCAACCCACTCTTCGTTACTTGGGCTTCTTGTCCTTTTGGGACACCTGACTCACTCTTCTTTACTTGGGACTCCTGTCCTCTTGGTACATCTGACACACTTTTCTTTATTTGGGCTCCCTGTCCTTGTGGTATACTCATCTCACTGATTTTTAGTTGGGTTTCCTGTCTTTTTGGTATTCCAGCGTCACTGTCTACCTTGACCTCCATTCCTATTTTGTCTTTCTCTAAATCAgtgccttttccttctctttctggcTCCTTTATGTGTGCTGATTTCAAGGATTCTACAGAATTCGTAAATATGATGTCATTCTTTAGtgcttccttgttttcttctcGGCTATTCTGAGACCTTGCAGTGCCTCCACATTTTAGAATCTGGATTTTGGAACAAGGTTTTTTTGCAAGTTCTTCATCCATGTAACCTGTTAATATAACTGAGCATACAACAAAAGGGCGTGATTTAGatatcaagtattttctctttatttctatttttttccccttgataCTGGTTCCTTTTTTGTCTTAAAACTGACAAACTAAAATTTTTCTGAATCTCAAGTTATCTAAAATGATGGTTCTCtgtacataaaattataaaagtatcgATAAAATTCTGGACTATTTTCAATAATTTGGAAGATTAATGAGAGAAAAGGTAAAATGTACTGTAAATGAACTGACATTTGTTCAGTGGATTATGGCTAATGAATAATGCTTAGTGGCTAACAGAGGATGTATtctgaaaagaaatagaatttgttttaaggaaaaattGTGGGAGGAAGCAATAATTATATTTCtcaagacagaaaaaggaaactcAAAAATGCTTTCCATATTGAATAAAAGCATATCTTATTATGCAAAAGTAATAACAGTACTAGCTGATAATTATTAAGTGCTTACCACATACCAAGTACTCACTGCTCTAAGCACTTTATGTATTAAATCATTTGATACTCACAACAACCAGGTAGGGTattattaacctcattttacagatgaagaaactgaggcacagaatgcTTAAATGAATATGAATAAGGTTATGTAATCAGtaggtggtggagctgggatttgaatctgaGTAGTCAGACTCCAGTGTTCAGTTTTGATCATTACTGTAGACTACTTCTTGCAATATCTGCAAACTCTGCAAAAATTTCAGGTCCTTTGATCATGTTCAGGTAAATCAGCTGTTACGTCTCAATTCCTGTGTGATTTAACAAACCTGAATTTATTGGCTTCTGCtaggtattttttatttgcttttgttttttttaagtaatatggTTCCCTGaattaagtaaaagaaatatctgagCCACCAAGGAATTGTGTGGGTTCTTGCCGTGGAGCAGAGGGATGTCTTGCTTTGAGAaaatctaatatttaatatttactatagTAGAAAGAATACTGAATATAAAAGCTGAATCAGAAGActtgggctgggggcagtggctcacacttgtaatcccagcaccttgggaggccaaagtgggcggatcacttgaggttgggagttggagaccagcctggccaacatggtgaaacctgatctctactaaaaatacaaaaattagccaggcatggtggcacacacctgtaaccccagctactcatgaggctgaggcaggagaatcgcttgaacccgggaggcaggggttgcagtgggctgggattgcaccactgcactccagtctaggtgacagagcgatactccatctcacacacacacacacaaaaaaaaaaaaaaaaaaaaaaagaagacctagGTTTATTATTCCTGCTAGCTGGGTTTAATGGGTTTATTAAGGTAAATCAGTTAATCCTCAAAGATTCactgtttttatatttagtttgATCTGCTCACTTTGTAGAGTTACTAAATATTGTAGACAAATGTTAAAGTAACATAGCCTTTGGAGACAGactggttcaaatcctgcctccgCACCTGCCTAGCTGGGTGACCTTTGGCAAACTTTActttctgtctgtaaaatgggggcaatAGTAGTAGCTACCTCAAAGAGGTGTTATGAGATTAAATAATGTTATCTAAATAAAAGCACTTGGTACAGTGCAT
This Homo sapiens chromosome 6 genomic scaffold, GRCh38.p14 alternate locus group ALT_REF_LOCI_7 HSCHR6_MHC_SSTO_CTG1 DNA region includes the following protein-coding sequences:
- the TSBP1 gene encoding testis-expressed basic protein 1 isoform a (isoform a is encoded by transcript variant 1; The RefSeq protein has 6 substitutions compared to this genomic sequence); the encoded protein is MTVLEITLAVILTLLGLAILAILLTRWARCKQSEMYISRYSSEQSARLLDYEDGRGSRHAYSTQSDTSYDNRERSKRDYTPSTNSLVSMASKFSLGQTELILLLMCFILALSRSSIGSIKCLQTTEEPPSRTAGAMMQFTAPIPGATGPIKLSQKTIVQTPGPIVQYPGSNAGPPSAPRGPPMAPIIISQRTARIPQVHTMDSSGKITLTPVVILTGYMDEELAKKSCSKIQILKCGGTARSQNSREENKEALKNDIIFTNSVESLKSAHIKEPEREGKGTDLEKDKIGMEVKVDSDAGIPKRQETQLKISEMSIPQGQGAQIKKSVSDVPRGQESQVKKSESGVPKGQEAQVTKSGLVVLKGQEAQVEKSEMGVPRRQESQVKKSQSGVSKGQEAQVKKRESVVLKGQEAQVEKSELKVPKGQEGQVEKTEADVPKEQEVQEKKSEAGVLKGPESQVKNTEVSVPETLESQVKKSESGVLKGQEAQEKKESFEDKGNNDKEKERDAEKDPNKKEKGDKNTKGDKGKDKVKGKRESEINGEKSKGSKRAKANTGRKYNKKVEE